The following DNA comes from Anopheles arabiensis isolate DONGOLA chromosome 3, AaraD3, whole genome shotgun sequence.
tcttttcaagCGCCACACTAAAGCCACGACGAATTGTGCTTGCGGGTAACGCTGCGCTAGTGGggtttggctgctgctgctgtgggtggtggtggtgtacgaGGAGGTGGGGAGATCTGCGCCGTGTTTTGGTTCGGGCTAGCTGGAGTAGTTCGCTGGAAGAGTGTAGAGTGGAAGGCAAGAgtgagctgctgctgtatcATAGTTCTTTGCCGTGCTGCTGACCAGTCAGTCCAGTAGCGAAATCACGTTTCCCAGCCACCGTTCACCACCGCACAAAATGTCCAGCAAGAAGGAGGAAATCGCCGACAGTTGGGAAGAGATCGACGAAGAGCGGGTAGGTACAGGGACTTGGTACAGACGCGTGGTAGTGGGATGCTGGCAGTGTAAATTTCGCTCCCATCCATCATCACATCACCATGGTGACCTTGTTGACTAATTGACGcactgttctttttttcctggtGTGGCTGATGTATGTGCGCTCGTGTGTGACACTTTCGGCGGCTGCATTTGGGTTTCCCCTTGGGTCGCGTACACCATCTATCAGTTGGCCAACGCGATAACGATACTGAAAAACTCCACCAGCCCCGGCACGGAACAGACGGACAGCGCTAAGCCACCGAGCGCGCCGTCGGGAAACGCGGCTCGGCAGAACTCTCTACCGCAGATGCTGGAGGAGGAGCTGCGCCCGAAGATGGTGGTCCGGCCGATGCAAATTCTGAAGCGCCCACAGAGCAGCGGTGGGTCGGAAGGGAAGAGCCCGGCCGACAGTAAGCCCAAGACACAGATCAAATCACTCGATCAAAGGAGACAGGAGTATGCCGAGGCTCGGTTGCGTATCCTCGGTTCGGCTCATGACGACGAAGAAGCTGAGTAAGTGGCGGCTACATGTGGCAGCAGCTTAAGGCGCTGTTTTAATGTTCGTTCTTCTATCTTTTTTGTCCACAGAACGAAGAAAAATACTCCTGCAACAAACGGATATCGAGTAAACAAtgttaacaacaacaacagctccaGTGGGAATGGTAGTTCCAATCCAGCTAGCGGGAGCGTTGGTCCaggcgctggtggtggtggtagtggagTTGGTGGAGAAGTAATGGCCGGGAATGGTGCAAATAACAATGCGTCAAACGTTTACCGCTATCACTCACCGTACCGGCAACAGGCCCCGATTGGAACGTTTCCTCCAGCGATGCAAAATGGGCCGCCGGGTCGGGCGGCACAGGCCGGTCCGGGTCTGTACTACTCAACACCCAATCTTCACCACCATCCACACCATCCGCACCATCCCATGCACGGTACCCACCCGATGCATCATCCGTTTCCGCCGATggcacagcaccaccaccatcatcatcagcagcaacagcagcagcaacaacaactcaGTAGCCATCCGTaccaacaccagcaacacTTTGCCCCGCTGCTTAATCATCAGCCCGCGGGAGGCGGTCGTGATGGCGCATGGTACGCCGGGGGCCGTAACGGTGGCAACGTACCCGGCGCGGCCGGATACTACCCCGGCAAGGGATACGGCGAAGGGGGTGGACCGATGTCTTCGCCACTGCTGGGACATGCACCGCCCGGTGTCATCCCCAACCATACGATGCCGTACAGTGGTGGAGCTAGTGGAGTGTTCGCGCAAGCTAACTCCCACGGCAGTACCGGAGGATCAAATGTCGTTTCGAATCAACACGTGCTACGTTTGCCTGCCGGGCCGGATGGTTCCCAAGGTTTCAACATGAGACGGTAGCCAACTGCTGCCGGTGAAGGTGGTCGTCGTGccgatggcggtggtggtggtggtggcggttgtggtggtggtggtggtggtagacGGTGATATTCTTCTGACCATCTTTCCGAGCTCTAACACACTCAAAGCTGCCACGAAATGTATAAACGTGATTTTGCATTCGGTTTCCAAGTTCGACTCGGGCGGCGATGTGTTGTAGCACAATGATGCTATTGGCCAGCGAGCGAATATGTTGAAACGCGGTATAGTTTTACCCCTTATTTTGGTTTCTCCGTTACCGAGACAGCTGCTATAGCATAGAACCTTTCCTCAttactctttttttaatgtttccaTAAACCCATTTTCATTTCTTATTCATTACTCTACTGATTACTGCTTACTCTGGGCGAGCTGCATTGCGCTCGCTGTGTTAAATCACGTAACTGGCAGCGCGAGCAGCTTCCCTCTTCCTTATCGCGTTTATGAATCCGCATGTGTGCTTGCTTGTCttgtaacaaaaaagcaaagcatGTGTAACTGCTTCACACGGAGACGCGTTTGAATTAAAAGAGAGACACGATGCATGTCCCCGCTAGCGCCACCAGAGACAAGAAGGTgagaggagggggggacattGCATTCACGAAAGCCTCTAACCCGTTCTAGTGCTAAGGACACCTTTGTTAGTGTGTACAGTGTTAGTTAATGTGTACACATTGGCgctaaaggaaaggaaaaaacaacaacaatcatttgcgtatatatttttaatgtttttttttttaaatatgtgtAGTATGAGTTATGTATAAAATGCGTTATAAATAATGATACTGGTGCAACTGAAGAAACTTGGTGTCCGGTGTCCCGCCAAACAAACATCCGAATAGGCCGAATCCCTGTTGTCACCTGTTGCCagggggaaaaagggcacTTACGATGGCGTCACAAAATCCATATCCCGTGCCCTTCATCTATCGCTTTCGCGTTACAATTTCGCAAGACCGAACGAAACGGCTTTCGTAAACAGAGACGGTATTCCATTTAGAGCCTTCTGTCCACGTTGTTATGGCCACCGATGCCATGTGTCGAAGGAATTcaacgggagagagagagagagtgagctgTTCCGCGGAAGCTGCGGGCGCTGTTTGCTCGCTGAGGATCGTTAGAAAAAGTGGGTCTCTCTCAATCCTCTCATCCCATGACCCATTAGCGGTTAGGGATCGCGAGAGAACGCAAAACGGCTAGGCCCTCTCAGCAAGACCCAtgtgcgaaagagagagagagagtgagacagGGAACGAAAGATTAAGCCATCGCTGCTCATTACTTGGAGGCCGCCGCCTGTATGCTACCGTCGTCTCGTGCTCTGGAGAACTCGTTTTCTGATTCTGCtaacaaatcaacaaaagtCACCGGACGCTGGACGAACGATTCGCAAAGCGTCTCAATCCGTCGATCAGCTAACACGGATCGCCAAGATCGGCCTGAGAGCGAACGAAGAAGGCCTTGGTGTAGTACAA
Coding sequences within:
- the LOC120899925 gene encoding protein KOKOPELLI — translated: MSSKKEEIADSWEEIDEERLANAITILKNSTSPGTEQTDSAKPPSAPSGNAARQNSLPQMLEEELRPKMVVRPMQILKRPQSSGGSEGKSPADSKPKTQIKSLDQRRQEYAEARLRILGSAHDDEEAETKKNTPATNGYRVNNVNNNNSSSGNGSSNPASGSVGPGAGGGGSGVGGEVMAGNGANNNASNVYRYHSPYRQQAPIGTFPPAMQNGPPGRAAQAGPGLYYSTPNLHHHPHHPHHPMHGTHPMHHPFPPMAQHHHHHHQQQQQQQQQLSSHPYQHQQHFAPLLNHQPAGGGRDGAWYAGGRNGGNVPGAAGYYPGKGYGEGGGPMSSPLLGHAPPGVIPNHTMPYSGGASGVFAQANSHGSTGGSNVVSNQHVLRLPAGPDGSQGFNMRR